In Panacibacter ginsenosidivorans, the following proteins share a genomic window:
- a CDS encoding GNAT family N-acetyltransferase — translation MNLSNTSLHQLPEVARCHLISFPGSFGTKLGYAFAIRSMEWFLAGENRFLFHVTDHDKVIGYCGGFQSKGIGDGSTSGMMQYAMKEAAMGMLKKPWLFFHKDVIRFYPLILKNISRKITGIKKNPVIHPVATNNTPSHIGLVVIGVHPDYRGKGCFELLMQHFEIECIKRHASKMTLSVRTSNARAIAAYKKTGWQTGIQTEVAAEMYKMLPA, via the coding sequence TTGAATTTAAGCAATACATCCCTGCACCAACTGCCTGAGGTGGCACGTTGCCACCTGATAAGCTTTCCCGGTTCTTTTGGTACAAAACTGGGTTATGCTTTTGCCATACGTTCGATGGAATGGTTTCTTGCAGGTGAGAACAGGTTTCTTTTTCATGTAACTGATCATGATAAAGTAATTGGCTATTGCGGGGGCTTTCAGTCTAAAGGTATTGGTGACGGCTCGACCAGTGGCATGATGCAATATGCTATGAAAGAAGCTGCTATGGGCATGCTGAAAAAACCGTGGCTTTTTTTTCATAAAGATGTTATCCGCTTTTATCCGTTGATCTTAAAAAATATTTCCAGGAAAATAACGGGGATAAAAAAAAATCCAGTTATACATCCTGTTGCTACCAATAATACTCCATCTCATATTGGCCTCGTTGTGATTGGTGTGCATCCCGACTACAGGGGCAAAGGTTGCTTTGAATTATTAATGCAGCATTTTGAGATAGAATGCATCAAACGGCACGCCTCTAAAATGACATTGAGTGTAAGAACATCCAATGCACGGGCCATTGCAGCTTACAAAAAAACTGGCTGGCAAACAGGCATTCAAACAGAAGTGGCTGCAGAGATGTACAAAATGCTTCCCGCATGA
- a CDS encoding glycosyltransferase family 4 protein, with protein sequence MRIILFVDTFPSLSETFISNKVRYLAEKGCNVFVFCVKRNNDLLHELFGNNKNVEVVLLRKSTMVPFLLSHPFLVTRFLFKPTSLRQRLFRRFRLAKINQYKPDIIHFEFSGIGVDYLYEIRKVTCKKVVSCRGSAEKVKLLIHKDRKENFRALLDEVDAVHCVSEDMRRTILPYCNKPEKIFINYPSINTAFFSKQHLSQKKTDIVTILSVGRFTFQKGFGTGLQAIHLLKESGVDFKWMIVGSGPEYEQILYQVHHFKLQDHVQLLGARSSAEVKDLMVQADIYFLPSVYEGIANVALEAMSMELPVVATRSGGMEEVIVPAENGLLADVYDHIGLADHLLLLLKDAGLRKQLGSNARKTIEQRFTLDIQTEKYIAVYSKLAGITCIQPAQDTIEQLNAPADKVTVSAIPSTPYKKQLHIGIILPEFPTVSETFFINKVIGLCNRGHRVTVFGGRKPIDNSVARLYRLDNYKNLVIADLDFKSSLLHLGKIFFLFPSAFFKSFHTDLQVFRRKLYVNLCKAYTNKYNCDIYHFGYSGIAIFYLSLFDSLKGKTVISCRGTAENVKLISEKERIKKLKILFEKVDKIHCVSASMSNTVQSYGAPVDKIFINRPAIDTTFFSRQNQVHHNDKIIILSVGRLVFQKGFMIGLLAIQKLKEQFGNFVWKIAGDGPKMEELMTHIHSLGLMENIVLLGKKDRNEIKELYEEADIYFLPSVSEGLANAVLEAMSMSLAVVSSDVGGMQEAITHNADGKLVSNYDHAAMAAQLLELCKDDVLRKKLGEAARKTAEEKFDISRYIDVFEDEYYKLLH encoded by the coding sequence ATGAGGATCATTTTATTTGTAGATACTTTTCCCTCCCTGAGTGAAACGTTTATTTCCAACAAGGTGAGATATCTTGCTGAGAAAGGATGCAATGTTTTTGTTTTTTGCGTTAAAAGGAATAATGATCTGCTGCATGAATTATTTGGCAATAATAAAAATGTTGAAGTGGTATTGTTGCGGAAAAGCACGATGGTGCCTTTCCTGTTGTCGCATCCATTTTTGGTAACACGCTTTTTGTTTAAACCAACATCTTTAAGGCAGCGTTTATTCAGGCGGTTCAGGTTGGCTAAGATCAATCAGTATAAACCCGATATAATACACTTTGAATTTTCCGGAATTGGTGTTGACTATCTCTATGAAATAAGAAAGGTTACCTGTAAAAAAGTTGTCAGCTGCCGCGGATCTGCAGAGAAAGTAAAATTGCTGATACATAAAGACCGTAAAGAAAATTTTCGTGCATTGCTTGATGAAGTAGATGCAGTGCATTGTGTGTCTGAGGATATGCGCAGGACCATACTTCCTTACTGCAATAAACCGGAGAAGATATTTATCAATTATCCAAGTATCAACACTGCATTTTTCAGTAAACAACATCTGTCTCAAAAGAAAACTGACATTGTAACTATACTAAGTGTGGGCAGGTTTACTTTCCAAAAAGGCTTTGGAACAGGATTGCAGGCCATTCATTTACTAAAGGAATCCGGCGTTGATTTTAAGTGGATGATCGTGGGCAGCGGGCCGGAATATGAACAGATCTTATACCAGGTACATCATTTTAAGTTACAGGATCATGTGCAATTATTAGGCGCCAGATCTTCTGCCGAAGTAAAGGACCTGATGGTGCAGGCCGATATTTATTTTTTGCCCAGTGTATATGAAGGTATTGCCAATGTAGCCCTGGAAGCCATGAGTATGGAACTGCCCGTAGTGGCCACCAGAAGCGGTGGTATGGAAGAAGTAATTGTGCCTGCAGAGAATGGCTTGCTCGCAGATGTTTATGACCACATTGGATTAGCAGATCATTTATTGTTGTTATTAAAAGATGCGGGCCTGCGTAAACAGCTTGGCAGCAACGCAAGGAAAACAATAGAACAAAGATTCACGCTGGATATACAAACAGAAAAATATATTGCCGTTTATTCAAAGCTTGCGGGCATTACCTGCATACAACCTGCACAGGATACAATTGAGCAACTTAATGCACCTGCAGATAAAGTAACTGTTTCGGCCATCCCGTCAACTCCTTATAAAAAGCAGTTACATATAGGCATCATCCTTCCTGAATTTCCAACTGTAAGCGAAACTTTTTTTATTAATAAAGTAATTGGCCTCTGCAACCGCGGACACAGGGTTACAGTTTTCGGGGGAAGGAAACCTATAGATAATTCTGTAGCCAGATTGTATCGCCTTGATAATTATAAGAACCTTGTGATCGCCGATCTTGATTTCAAAAGCTCTTTACTTCACCTTGGTAAAATATTCTTTCTATTTCCATCTGCCTTCTTTAAAAGTTTTCATACAGATCTGCAGGTGTTTCGCAGAAAGCTTTATGTTAATTTATGTAAGGCTTATACCAACAAATATAATTGTGACATTTATCATTTTGGTTATTCCGGTATTGCAATTTTTTATTTATCGCTGTTTGATTCACTTAAAGGCAAAACAGTGATCAGTTGCAGGGGAACCGCAGAAAATGTAAAACTTATATCAGAAAAAGAGCGCATAAAAAAACTGAAAATATTATTTGAAAAAGTGGATAAGATCCACTGTGTGTCTGCAAGCATGTCCAATACTGTACAAAGCTATGGGGCGCCTGTTGATAAGATATTCATTAACCGCCCGGCAATAGATACCACTTTTTTCTCCAGACAAAACCAGGTGCACCACAATGATAAAATTATTATTCTATCTGTAGGAAGACTGGTTTTTCAAAAGGGCTTTATGATCGGTTTACTGGCCATACAAAAACTAAAAGAGCAGTTTGGAAATTTTGTATGGAAAATTGCGGGAGACGGACCCAAAATGGAGGAACTGATGACGCATATTCACTCACTCGGCCTGATGGAAAATATTGTATTGCTAGGCAAAAAAGACAGGAATGAAATAAAAGAATTGTATGAAGAAGCCGACATCTATTTTTTGCCCAGTGTAAGCGAGGGGCTCGCCAATGCGGTACTCGAAGCAATGTCTATGAGCCTGGCAGTTGTATCGTCTGATGTGGGGGGTATGCAGGAAGCGATCACACACAATGCAGATGGCAAACTTGTCAGCAATTATGACCATGCAGCGATGGCGGCGCAATTGCTTGAATTGTGTAAGGATGACGTACTTAGAAAAAAACTTGGCGAAGCTGCCAGAAAAACGGCTGAAGAAAAATTTGACATCAGCCGTTATATTGATGTATTCGAAGATGAATATTATAAATTGCTGCATTAA
- a CDS encoding sugar transferase, whose protein sequence is MLDATRFFDILIACLLLVLLSPLFLIIGLVIKISSKGPVIFQQRRVGKNDIDFTLYKFRTMYVDTGHKSSITIGNKDSRVTRAGYFLRKYKMDELPQLYNVLKNDMSIVGPRPELRKYVTLYTAEQKEILLLKPGITDYASIHFRHESELLATQKDPEAFYIKEILPLKIQLNKQYAFKRDLRVYFVIIFNTLLSVFK, encoded by the coding sequence ATGTTAGATGCAACCCGTTTTTTTGATATACTTATCGCCTGTTTACTACTCGTTTTACTCTCTCCGTTATTTTTGATAATTGGGTTGGTAATTAAAATATCCTCAAAAGGGCCGGTGATCTTTCAACAGCGCAGGGTTGGTAAAAATGATATTGATTTTACTTTGTACAAATTCAGAACGATGTATGTTGATACCGGGCACAAAAGCTCCATTACTATTGGCAACAAAGACAGCAGGGTAACCCGTGCAGGCTATTTTTTACGTAAATATAAAATGGATGAGTTACCCCAGTTGTATAACGTTTTAAAGAATGATATGAGTATTGTTGGACCCCGGCCTGAACTAAGAAAATATGTAACATTATACACTGCTGAACAAAAGGAAATCCTACTTCTGAAGCCCGGTATAACAGACTATGCATCTATACATTTCAGGCATGAAAGTGAATTACTTGCAACGCAAAAAGACCCGGAAGCTTTTTATATCAAAGAAATACTGCCACTTAAAATACAATTAAATAAGCAATACGCGTTTAAAAGAGATTTACGGGTCTATTTTGTTATTATCTTTAACACATTGTTATCAGTATTTAAATAA
- a CDS encoding O-antigen ligase family protein — protein MKQITATEYLITAGIGFLVGLRLLGASLGLFYMAAGGACIYFAFRNDHFRLFTVLPYVVFTEVFIRNGAGVTYVPYLFVEYLLIGVFVIMLLSKGGSLKLHSRCALPIFLYAIVEILDMIRAHDITYARSMVTNTIVLTAMAMWASANTLSPRLTAHIIKHLALAAVYLSGNILVAHFTHEITYMLVSSSESTNRMAPVQISGYLGIGSSMIFLYIMNEKYKQAFIVHLFAFTVIVTLMVLTFSRGGIYFLAGVIALYALFNRKEVGRFAILLFLVPIGYIIYYYAMNATDGKLEQRYVEKGDSGRTELVEAGFTLFLDEPLAGVGTGNYGSEILNRNLYGVESGAHNEFVRAAAEHGILGIIFYWGFYAILIFEFMQRKKQQRDMAFYLLLLFSLIIVHNGLKIAAQPYILTIAIATPTLIRRTKKKQIEFKQYIPAPTA, from the coding sequence GTGAAACAGATAACAGCCACAGAATATTTAATTACCGCGGGTATCGGATTTCTTGTAGGCCTTCGTTTGCTGGGTGCTTCTCTTGGTTTATTCTATATGGCAGCGGGTGGTGCCTGTATTTATTTTGCTTTCAGAAACGATCATTTCAGGTTATTTACTGTTTTACCCTATGTGGTGTTTACTGAAGTATTTATAAGAAATGGAGCAGGTGTAACCTATGTTCCTTATCTTTTTGTTGAATACCTGTTAATAGGTGTGTTTGTTATTATGCTCCTTAGCAAAGGCGGCTCACTTAAATTGCATTCGCGATGTGCATTGCCCATATTTTTATACGCTATCGTGGAAATACTGGACATGATCAGAGCCCATGATATTACCTATGCAAGAAGTATGGTAACAAATACCATAGTATTAACTGCTATGGCTATGTGGGCATCTGCTAATACACTTAGTCCCAGATTAACTGCTCATATTATCAAGCATCTTGCCCTTGCTGCAGTTTATTTGTCGGGAAACATATTAGTGGCCCATTTTACACATGAGATCACGTATATGCTTGTTTCGAGCAGCGAGTCTACTAATCGAATGGCGCCTGTTCAAATAAGCGGTTATCTTGGCATTGGCAGCAGTATGATCTTTCTATATATTATGAATGAAAAGTATAAGCAGGCTTTTATAGTGCACTTATTTGCTTTTACTGTAATAGTCACCTTAATGGTGCTTACGTTTTCACGTGGGGGCATATATTTCCTTGCAGGAGTAATAGCATTGTATGCTTTATTTAACCGTAAAGAAGTTGGACGTTTTGCTATTCTTCTTTTTTTAGTACCTATTGGATATATTATATATTATTATGCTATGAATGCCACTGATGGTAAGCTGGAACAGCGTTATGTTGAAAAGGGTGATTCAGGAAGAACAGAGTTGGTAGAGGCAGGGTTTACCTTATTTTTAGATGAACCGCTGGCTGGTGTTGGTACAGGTAATTATGGAAGTGAGATTTTAAACAGAAATCTTTATGGTGTAGAATCCGGTGCGCACAATGAATTTGTACGGGCTGCTGCTGAGCATGGTATATTGGGTATCATTTTTTACTGGGGATTTTATGCCATTCTTATATTTGAGTTCATGCAAAGGAAAAAACAGCAAAGGGATATGGCCTTCTATCTCCTGTTATTATTTTCACTTATCATTGTACATAATGGCTTAAAAATCGCGGCCCAACCTTATATACTTACTATCGCCATAGCAACGCCTACCCTTATCAGGCGCACTAAAAAGAAACAAATTGAATTTAAGCAATACATCCCTGCACCAACTGCCTGA
- a CDS encoding glycosyltransferase family 2 protein, whose amino-acid sequence MPKHATGFAACYIAPEELTPELEDKAYETLQAKLTDAGFRLCNRGTLISSTKEDVAKVLSLPPISLKDEYVFIRKYWGTAWAMYAFLLRILSFHNWFKESSAFFATKHIKKVNLFADPVNYPLYESFDSKLITEQPLIAVIIPTLNRYQYLKDVLHDLEKQHYKNFEVIVVDQSDNFDEKFYQQFSLRIQLIRQQEKKLWTARNNAIKHTKAALLLFFDDDSRVEPDWITEHVKCIDFFNAEISAGVSLAVTGQKISDSYNYFRWATQFDSGNAMVKRSVFATTGLFDEQFNGMRMGDAEFGYRAYNHGFNSISNHKAPRVHLKVKEGGLREMGSWDGFRPTKWFAPKPVPSVLYLLKKYFSQSFYKNAVLLGIMLSNVSYKQKRSSNMLMLSVVLTVIKSPLLYMQYRRSLHIAKQMLHNNYQPELLNE is encoded by the coding sequence TTGCCAAAACATGCAACAGGTTTTGCAGCCTGTTATATAGCGCCGGAAGAGCTAACACCCGAACTGGAAGATAAAGCTTATGAAACATTACAGGCAAAGCTTACAGATGCAGGCTTCAGGCTTTGTAACAGAGGGACACTGATCAGTTCAACAAAAGAGGATGTAGCAAAAGTATTGTCTTTACCGCCGATCAGTTTGAAAGATGAGTATGTTTTCATCAGAAAATATTGGGGAACAGCATGGGCCATGTATGCTTTTTTATTGCGCATTTTATCTTTTCATAACTGGTTCAAAGAAAGCAGCGCATTCTTTGCTACAAAACATATAAAGAAAGTGAATCTATTTGCTGATCCTGTTAATTATCCTTTATATGAAAGCTTCGACTCAAAACTTATAACAGAACAGCCACTGATAGCAGTCATTATACCAACGCTTAACCGGTATCAATACCTGAAAGATGTATTGCACGACCTGGAAAAGCAGCACTACAAAAATTTTGAAGTGATTGTTGTTGACCAGTCAGACAATTTTGATGAAAAATTTTACCAGCAATTTTCATTGCGCATACAATTAATTCGGCAACAGGAAAAAAAATTATGGACAGCGCGGAATAATGCGATTAAACACACAAAGGCAGCACTGCTTTTATTTTTTGATGACGATTCAAGAGTGGAGCCTGACTGGATAACCGAACATGTAAAATGCATCGATTTTTTTAACGCAGAAATTTCTGCCGGAGTGTCGCTGGCTGTAACAGGGCAAAAGATCTCTGACAGTTATAATTATTTCCGCTGGGCCACACAATTTGATTCAGGAAATGCAATGGTAAAACGTTCTGTATTTGCAACGACAGGCTTATTTGATGAACAGTTCAATGGTATGCGTATGGGCGACGCGGAGTTTGGCTACCGTGCTTATAATCATGGTTTCAACAGTATCTCTAATCATAAAGCACCACGTGTGCACCTGAAAGTAAAAGAAGGTGGTTTGCGTGAAATGGGCAGCTGGGATGGATTCAGACCAACCAAATGGTTTGCACCCAAGCCTGTACCAAGTGTGTTGTACCTGTTAAAAAAATATTTCAGCCAGTCTTTTTATAAGAATGCTGTGTTATTGGGCATCATGTTATCGAATGTTTCTTATAAGCAAAAGAGAAGCAGTAACATGTTAATGCTTAGTGTGGTGCTTACTGTTATAAAATCACCTTTGCTTTATATGCAATACAGGCGCTCTTTGCATATTGCGAAACAAATGCTGCATAACAATTACCAACCTGAATTACTGAATGAATAA
- a CDS encoding DegT/DnrJ/EryC1/StrS family aminotransferase: MIPFSPPYIDDDIIKEVADTLQSGWITTGPKTKLLEEEIAAYCTVEKALAVNSATSAMMLVLHWFGITRGDEVIVPAYTYCATALAAMHIGAKPVMVDVGDDFNIDPEKIKAAITAKTKAIITVDFGGWPCDYEKIYALLKSADVKSKFTASNEKQQQLGRIMIMSDAAHALGAVYNNLPVGKCADITIFSLHAVKNVTSAEGGVIAFNMPAPFSNEAIYSTMRLWSLNGQTKDAFTKSAAGGWEYDIVYPGFKMNMPDVLAAMGLAQFRAYKKNLLAERKRVFDFYNEAFALHEWAILPPFKKTGSGSSYHLYPLRIKDINEEKRNAVIERIAAKGVAVNVHFKPLPMLTIFKEAGYRMADYPAAYKMYCNEISLPVYPQLNNDTCKIVADAVCKAVDAVALK, from the coding sequence ATGATCCCCTTTTCACCACCATATATAGATGATGATATTATAAAAGAAGTTGCTGATACTTTGCAAAGTGGCTGGATAACCACAGGTCCTAAAACAAAACTGCTGGAAGAAGAAATAGCTGCCTATTGCACAGTAGAAAAAGCACTTGCTGTAAATTCAGCCACTTCTGCCATGATGCTGGTGTTGCATTGGTTTGGTATAACACGCGGCGATGAAGTAATCGTTCCTGCATATACTTATTGTGCAACTGCGCTTGCCGCTATGCATATCGGAGCAAAGCCTGTAATGGTGGATGTTGGCGATGACTTTAATATTGATCCTGAAAAAATAAAAGCAGCTATCACTGCTAAAACAAAAGCCATTATTACGGTTGACTTTGGTGGCTGGCCATGCGACTATGAAAAAATATATGCGCTTCTAAAGAGTGCTGATGTTAAATCAAAATTCACTGCGTCCAATGAAAAGCAACAACAACTTGGCCGCATCATGATTATGTCGGATGCTGCGCATGCACTTGGTGCTGTATACAATAACCTGCCTGTTGGTAAATGTGCAGATATCACTATTTTCTCTTTACATGCTGTAAAGAATGTTACATCTGCAGAAGGTGGCGTTATTGCCTTCAATATGCCGGCACCCTTTAGTAATGAAGCAATTTACAGTACAATGCGTTTGTGGAGTCTTAATGGCCAAACCAAAGATGCATTCACAAAATCAGCAGCAGGAGGGTGGGAGTATGATATTGTTTACCCCGGTTTTAAAATGAATATGCCTGATGTGCTTGCCGCAATGGGTCTTGCACAGTTCAGGGCTTACAAAAAAAATTTATTGGCAGAAAGAAAACGTGTGTTTGATTTTTATAATGAAGCTTTTGCATTACATGAGTGGGCAATACTTCCACCTTTTAAAAAGACGGGCTCCGGTTCTTCTTACCATCTTTATCCTTTGCGCATAAAAGATATCAATGAAGAAAAAAGAAATGCTGTTATTGAAAGGATAGCAGCAAAAGGAGTTGCAGTAAATGTGCATTTTAAGCCATTACCCATGCTTACTATTTTTAAAGAGGCAGGTTATCGTATGGCTGATTATCCTGCAGCTTATAAAATGTACTGTAATGAAATCTCCTTACCCGTTTATCCTCAGCTTAACAATGATACCTGTAAAATAGTGGCGGATGCTGTTTGTAAAGCTGTTGATGCTGTCGCGTTAAAATAA
- a CDS encoding glycosyltransferase family 4 protein, with translation MKHQKAVLILGLFIDASSTKQNIRSAEDRIAAMFRNNNIPVITSSAAAGKTKRFIDTVSTLITRRQEYDIAIVPLFGTWPSFLWQEIVTRILKQLNKKIVLGIHGGSIPERIDKGAQRFYTAMKRADILFAPSAYFSSMFTDKGFDVEVIENPVDLANYKFCAKEKIRPRIIWMRAFTDIYNPLMAVRVAKRLAEKYNDFEMVMAGKEGPLYNATKIMAERFGLKDKILFPGYINMQQKQAYAASYDIYICTNKIDNTPVSLTEFMQFGLPIVSVNTGGIPYMIEDGVNGLLVDADDDKSMFEKINMLIQNQALAQTIIANAYRNAQQYNDTNVVKKWSKVLNELSNG, from the coding sequence ATGAAACATCAAAAAGCGGTGCTTATACTTGGCTTGTTTATAGATGCATCTTCAACAAAACAAAATATCCGTTCGGCTGAAGACAGGATAGCCGCTATGTTTCGCAACAATAATATACCTGTCATTACCAGTTCTGCTGCAGCCGGAAAAACAAAACGTTTTATCGATACAGTTTCAACACTTATCACCCGCCGGCAGGAGTATGATATAGCAATCGTGCCATTGTTTGGTACATGGCCAAGTTTTTTGTGGCAGGAAATAGTTACCAGGATATTGAAACAGCTCAATAAAAAAATTGTACTGGGTATTCACGGAGGATCTATTCCTGAAAGAATTGATAAAGGGGCTCAAAGATTTTATACAGCAATGAAAAGGGCGGACATATTATTTGCACCCTCTGCTTATTTCAGTTCTATGTTTACAGATAAAGGATTTGATGTAGAGGTAATAGAAAACCCTGTTGACCTTGCTAACTATAAATTTTGTGCAAAAGAAAAAATAAGGCCACGTATCATATGGATGCGTGCTTTTACTGATATCTATAATCCACTGATGGCTGTGCGTGTTGCAAAAAGGCTTGCAGAAAAATACAATGATTTTGAAATGGTCATGGCAGGCAAAGAAGGTCCGCTATATAATGCAACAAAAATCATGGCAGAACGGTTTGGATTAAAAGATAAAATATTATTTCCCGGTTATATCAATATGCAGCAAAAGCAAGCTTATGCTGCATCATACGATATTTATATCTGCACCAATAAGATTGACAACACTCCTGTTTCATTAACAGAGTTTATGCAGTTTGGATTACCCATTGTTTCTGTAAATACAGGTGGTATTCCGTACATGATAGAAGATGGCGTAAACGGTTTACTTGTAGATGCAGATGACGACAAAAGCATGTTTGAAAAAATAAATATGCTAATACAAAATCAGGCATTGGCACAAACGATCATTGCAAATGCTTACCGCAATGCACAACAATATAATGACACAAATGTGGTAAAGAAATGGAGCAAGGTTTTAAATGAACTTAGTAACGGATAA
- a CDS encoding glycosyltransferase, giving the protein MENKFKRLAIISDCVHMRNEDGMAVTENHIYCRQIQELSKHFEHTVIVCPFVAFTNESVTSVYTLPFIDFIELPNAGGNTISDKWKLIRTIPTWISAFKKAKRVSDIIFLRMPNNLSIPGFFYFKFKRAKTFAVYTGTWDNYTNEPLTYRFQKWLLKKFFEGPVWIYVNKKPADHHLLKGYSPSYSEAEWMEETEQVAKRIAEYEHTEIERPVFITVGALVPNKNQQYILETCKRLRDNGFSFYWYIVGDGYLKENYATFIEENVLQHHVCLAGKKTYTELRDLYRKANFLVQATYVEGFGKAPIEGMFHGVIPLLSKTAMAEEMTGDGNRGFIFDTSDEHSLEQVIKRAMTARDRFNDIITNGREYVKSQTIQSWSACIINNINSYFK; this is encoded by the coding sequence ATGGAGAATAAATTTAAAAGACTGGCCATTATTTCGGATTGCGTGCATATGCGAAATGAAGATGGTATGGCAGTTACGGAGAATCATATTTATTGCAGGCAGATACAGGAACTGTCAAAACATTTTGAACACACCGTTATTGTTTGCCCTTTTGTGGCATTTACAAATGAAAGTGTAACATCTGTTTATACTTTACCCTTCATTGATTTTATTGAATTGCCCAATGCAGGGGGTAATACAATAAGTGATAAATGGAAATTGATCAGGACCATACCAACATGGATAAGCGCTTTTAAAAAGGCGAAGCGTGTTTCTGATATTATTTTTCTACGTATGCCCAATAACCTGAGTATTCCAGGTTTTTTTTATTTTAAGTTCAAACGTGCCAAAACATTTGCCGTATATACCGGCACCTGGGATAATTATACAAACGAACCCCTAACTTACCGGTTTCAGAAATGGTTGCTAAAAAAATTTTTTGAAGGGCCTGTATGGATCTATGTAAATAAGAAGCCTGCAGATCATCATTTATTAAAAGGTTACAGCCCTTCGTATAGTGAGGCAGAATGGATGGAAGAAACTGAGCAGGTTGCAAAGCGTATAGCAGAATATGAACATACAGAAATTGAACGGCCTGTTTTTATTACGGTTGGCGCATTGGTACCCAATAAAAATCAACAATATATTCTCGAAACCTGTAAACGCTTACGTGATAATGGTTTTTCTTTTTACTGGTATATTGTTGGTGACGGTTACCTGAAAGAAAACTATGCAACATTTATAGAGGAAAATGTATTGCAGCACCATGTTTGTCTTGCAGGTAAAAAAACGTATACTGAATTGAGGGATTTATACCGCAAAGCAAATTTTCTCGTTCAGGCTACATATGTAGAAGGATTTGGCAAAGCACCGATAGAAGGAATGTTTCATGGAGTAATACCATTACTTAGTAAAACAGCTATGGCGGAAGAAATGACAGGGGATGGTAACAGGGGCTTTATCTTTGATACATCAGATGAGCATAGTCTTGAGCAGGTGATTAAAAGAGCTATGACAGCACGCGACAGATTCAATGATATAATAACTAATGGAAGGGAATACGTTAAGAGCCAGACTATCCAAAGCTGGTCAGCTTGTATCATAAATAATATTAACAGTTACTTTAAGTAA